A single region of the Bombus fervidus isolate BK054 chromosome 18, iyBomFerv1, whole genome shotgun sequence genome encodes:
- the LOC139996546 gene encoding uncharacterized protein isoform X3 produces MTDSQQQFCLRWNNFQANITSQFEALRDDEDFVDVTLACDGRRLQAHKVVLSACSPYFKELFKTNPCKHPIIFMRDVEFEHLQSLLEFMYAGEVNISQAELPTFLRTAESLQIRGLTDSQNNQHNNEKHLKTNNIHASNGRGLISPNLEEDRSKTPPTSSPPPLKRLCKRSDSPQISSPVPAPAACATGTPRTRPLIEPQVQLDCYKDLDIVEPKIELPEYGSDDDCSPKQEVNTLPSGFLSLDGGMEVLPSYPPSYQGGGAGGGGGGGGGGGGSLEGGMPGPSHAGNTELNQEQQADLRKLHSLDPRPCPVCNRMYSNLSNLRQHMRLIHNPQSVTCPLCNKPFKTKLYLKRHLVSFHELSVADRHRQEEIYQQQQPKAQQQTGAQTHLQIQAQQTDNVKSFSTPRVSMEEGTATVTLENKSRVFQDGAYEVNQTNAESKHFQSSMMQFDAAYH; encoded by the exons ATGACGGATAGCCAGCAGCAGTTTTGCTTGCGTTGGAACAACTTTCAAGCTAATATCACCAGCCAATTCGAGGCCCTCAGGGATGACGAGGACTTCGTTGATGTCACCTTAGCCTGCGATGGTAGGCGTCTCCAGGCGCACAAGGTTGTCCTCTCCGCGTGCAGCCCTTACTTCAAGGAGTTGTTCAAG ACAAATCCATGCAAGCATCCGATAATATTTATGCGAGATGTGGAGTTTGAACATCTACAGTCACTTTTGGAGTTCATGTATGCTGGAGAGGTTAACATATCTCAAGCAGAATTACCTACATTTTTAAGAACTGCTGAGTCTCTGCAAATCCGTGGCCTCACTGACTCTCAAAATAATCAGCACAACAACGAAAAG CATTTGAAGACAAACAACATACATGCATCAAATGGCCGTGGGCTGATCTCACCAAATTTGGAGGAGGACCGTAGCAAAACTCCACCAACTTCAAGTCCTCCACCATTAAAAAGGCTGTGCAAACGAAGTGATTCGCCTCAAATATCTAGTCCAGTACCAGCTCCGGCGGCCTGTGCAACTGGAACGCCACGCACACGGCCATTAATTGAGCCACAGGTTCAACTTGACTGTTATAAAGATCTCGATATTGTTGAG CCAAAAATAGAATTACCAGAATATGGAAGCGATGATGATTGCTCTCCAAAGCAGGAGGTCAACACACTGCCAAGTGGTTTTCTTAGCCTTGATGGTGGCATGGAAGTTCTGCCATCTTATCCACCTTCCTATCAAG GTGGAGGAgcaggaggaggaggaggaggtggaggaggGGGTGGTGGTTCACTAGAAGGTGGGATGCCAGGACCATCTCATGCTGGTAATACGGAACTAAATCAAGAACAACAAG CTGACCTACGCAAACTGCACTCGCTGGACCCACGCCCCTGTCCTGTCTGCAACCGCATGTACAGTAACTTGTCGAACCTACGTCAGCACATGCGCCTGATCCACAACCCTCAGAGTGTCACATGCCCCCTCTGTAACAAGCCATTCAAGACCAAGCTCTACCTGAAACGCCACCTGGTCAGCTTCCATGAGCTCAGCGTGGCAGACAGGCATCGTCAAGAAGAAATCTACCAACAGCAACAGCCTAAAGCGCAACAACAGACTGGAGCGCAAACTCATCTACAAATCCAGGCACAACAAACAGATAATGTTAAATCCTTTTCTACGCCCAGAGTTTCTATGGAAGAGGGCACAGCTACAGTAACTCTGGAAAACAAATCAAGAGTATTCCAAGATGGTGCTTACGAGGTCAATCAGACCAATGCCGAATCTAAGCACTTTCAGAGCAGCATGATGCAATTTGATGCTGCATACCACTAA